One Sphingomonas sabuli genomic region harbors:
- a CDS encoding LytTR family DNA-binding domain-containing protein: MPVTHRQRLQQLRWQPFAAALAVGLALGFAGPFGSNPAYPTVTRYAFWLGLTAAGAVAAVAAGALLPPGWPRTRALRIAAVALLSAIPMTFVVAWTITFLRPGRVFAPHQLPSLFAAVAVIQLLIAYVLAITTPSAVGRAAPEQTAPAKFPAALLRKLPPAIGTDVIALETEDHYLRIRTPAGSALVLMRMSDAVAMIDSRLGMQVHRRWWVAYGAVDAMSSVNQRLIVRLVDGTQVPVGRTFAAAARARFGNPQAMQD, from the coding sequence ATGCCGGTCACGCATCGCCAACGGCTTCAGCAGCTACGATGGCAGCCATTTGCTGCTGCGCTCGCGGTCGGTCTGGCGCTCGGCTTTGCCGGACCGTTCGGTTCCAACCCCGCTTATCCGACGGTCACGCGCTACGCCTTCTGGCTCGGGCTGACGGCGGCGGGCGCCGTCGCGGCGGTTGCTGCCGGTGCGCTGCTTCCTCCCGGATGGCCGCGCACCCGCGCGCTTCGGATCGCCGCCGTCGCCCTCCTCTCCGCCATTCCAATGACCTTCGTGGTTGCCTGGACCATCACGTTCCTGCGGCCGGGCCGCGTTTTCGCTCCGCACCAATTGCCCAGCCTCTTCGCGGCGGTTGCCGTGATCCAGCTGCTCATCGCCTATGTGCTGGCGATAACCACGCCATCAGCCGTTGGTCGCGCGGCCCCCGAACAAACGGCGCCCGCCAAGTTCCCAGCCGCTCTCCTGCGCAAGCTGCCGCCTGCCATCGGGACCGATGTCATCGCGCTGGAAACCGAAGATCATTATCTGCGAATCCGGACCCCCGCCGGAAGCGCACTTGTCTTGATGCGCATGAGCGATGCGGTGGCGATGATCGACTCCCGCCTCGGCATGCAAGTGCATCGCCGCTGGTGGGTTGCCTATGGCGCGGTCGACGCGATGAGCAGCGTGAATCAGCGGCTCATCGTCCGCCTCGTCGACGGGACACAGGTCCCGGTGGGCCGGACATTCGCCGCGGCGGCCCGGGCGCGGTTCGGTAATCCGCAAGCGATGCAGGATTAG
- the ligA gene encoding NAD-dependent DNA ligase LigA produces the protein MTTELDAAQAANRLMRLAKLIAKHDRLYHDRDAPEISDADYDALVRENRELEERFPHLIRADSPSQRLGAVPTGPLAKVTHARPMLSIDNAFSNEEVAEFVARVRRFLSLGPDEAVAMTAEPKIDGLSCSLRYEQGRLVLGATRGDGAVGEDVTPNVRTIADIPQEIAGAPDVLEVRGEVYMSKADFAALNERQEASGGKIFANPRNAAAGSLRQKDSKITEARPLRFFAHGWGEVSDPLAETQLLAVERLKALGFPVSDLFVKCDGVEAMLAHYRKIETARADLPYDIDGVVYKVDRLDWQARLGQVARAPRWALAHKFPAEKAETTLEAIDIQVGRTGKLTPVGRLKPVGVGGVMVANVTLHNRDEIERLGLRVGDRVRIQRAGDVIPQVVENLTRDEKRAAYAFPDHCPECGSEAVSEDGEVDVRCTGGLICPAQRFERLRHFVSRGALDIEGLGEKSIAEFIELGWLHSPADIFRLRTHRDELVGREGWKDVSVDKLLAAIEAKRDPDPARFLFGLGIRHVGIVTAKDLLRCFGTIENLRETATGESAQAELSAVDGVGPVVAEALVDFFHEEHNREALDDLLSEVSPKPFESSAKQTEWTGKTIVFTGSLETMSRDEAKTQAERLGARAAGSVSAKTDLVVAGPGAGSKLKKAEELGVRVIGEADWAKIVADA, from the coding sequence ATGACCACTGAGCTGGATGCGGCGCAGGCAGCCAACCGGCTGATGCGGCTGGCGAAGCTGATCGCCAAGCACGACAGACTGTATCATGACCGGGACGCGCCGGAGATTTCGGACGCGGACTATGACGCGCTGGTGCGCGAGAACCGCGAACTGGAGGAGCGATTCCCGCATCTCATCCGCGCGGACTCGCCATCGCAGCGGCTGGGTGCGGTGCCGACCGGGCCGCTGGCCAAGGTCACGCATGCGCGGCCGATGTTGAGCATCGACAACGCCTTTTCGAACGAGGAAGTCGCGGAGTTCGTCGCGCGCGTGCGACGGTTCCTTAGCCTTGGCCCGGATGAGGCAGTGGCGATGACCGCCGAGCCCAAGATCGACGGGTTGAGCTGCTCGCTTCGCTACGAACAGGGCAGGCTGGTGCTCGGCGCCACGCGCGGGGACGGGGCCGTGGGCGAGGACGTGACGCCAAATGTGCGGACGATTGCGGATATTCCGCAGGAGATTGCGGGCGCTCCGGACGTGCTCGAGGTGCGCGGCGAAGTGTACATGTCGAAGGCCGACTTCGCGGCGCTGAACGAGCGGCAGGAAGCGTCCGGCGGCAAGATCTTCGCCAATCCGCGCAACGCCGCCGCGGGATCGCTGCGGCAGAAGGACAGCAAGATTACCGAGGCCCGACCGCTGCGCTTCTTTGCTCACGGCTGGGGCGAGGTGTCAGATCCGCTGGCGGAAACGCAGTTGTTGGCGGTGGAACGGCTTAAGGCGCTGGGCTTCCCGGTGTCTGACCTGTTCGTGAAATGCGACGGCGTCGAGGCGATGCTCGCCCACTATCGCAAGATCGAGACGGCGCGGGCGGACCTTCCCTACGACATCGACGGCGTGGTCTACAAAGTGGACCGGCTCGACTGGCAGGCGCGGCTTGGCCAGGTCGCGCGCGCGCCGCGCTGGGCGCTGGCGCACAAGTTTCCGGCGGAAAAGGCCGAGACCACGCTGGAGGCGATCGACATCCAGGTCGGGCGCACCGGCAAGCTGACGCCCGTCGGGCGCCTCAAGCCGGTCGGCGTCGGCGGGGTAATGGTCGCCAACGTCACGCTCCACAACCGGGACGAGATCGAGCGGCTGGGCCTTCGCGTCGGCGACCGCGTGCGCATTCAGCGCGCCGGCGACGTCATCCCGCAAGTGGTGGAGAACTTGACCCGCGACGAGAAGCGCGCAGCCTACGCCTTTCCCGACCATTGCCCTGAATGTGGCAGCGAGGCGGTCAGCGAAGACGGCGAGGTCGATGTCCGCTGCACGGGCGGACTTATCTGCCCCGCGCAACGGTTCGAACGGCTGCGCCATTTCGTCAGCCGCGGCGCGCTCGACATCGAAGGGCTGGGCGAAAAGAGCATCGCCGAGTTCATCGAGCTCGGCTGGCTGCACTCGCCCGCCGACATCTTTCGCCTGCGCACGCACCGCGACGAGCTTGTCGGGCGGGAAGGGTGGAAGGACGTGTCCGTCGACAAGTTGCTCGCCGCGATCGAGGCCAAGCGCGATCCCGACCCGGCGCGCTTCCTGTTTGGGCTTGGCATCCGCCACGTCGGCATCGTCACCGCCAAGGACTTATTGCGCTGCTTCGGCACGATCGAGAATTTGCGCGAGACGGCGACCGGGGAGAGCGCGCAGGCCGAACTGTCGGCGGTAGACGGAGTGGGACCGGTAGTCGCCGAAGCGCTCGTCGATTTCTTCCACGAGGAGCACAATCGCGAGGCGCTCGATGATCTGCTGTCGGAAGTGTCGCCGAAGCCTTTCGAAAGCTCCGCCAAGCAGACCGAATGGACCGGCAAGACCATCGTCTTCACCGGCAGCCTGGAAACCATGAGCCGCGACGAAGCCAAGACCCAGGCCGAACGGCTCGGCGCGCGCGCCGCCGGGTCGGTCAGCGCCAAGACCGACCTGGTCGTGGCCGGACCCGGCGCGGGATCGAAGCTGAAGAAGGCGGAAGAACTTGGGGTGCGGGTGATCGGCGAAGCGGACTGGGCGAAGATCGTAGCGGACGCCTAA
- a CDS encoding dienelactone hydrolase family protein — protein MSKQTPVVLEFDGERLESVFVGRRDSQARPAVMLIPTVMGVSDLELGFASQLVELGYNAFVADIFGRRFKPGVDRELAFAVMNRLKSDRAALRRRLLALLDQLRAHDQVEGRQIVVAGFCFGGLCALDVARSGTDIAAAVAFHGLFDPPGLPAEKIAAKVVAFHGWDDPMVSPEAVVALGRELTEAGADWQIHAYGHVGHGFTNPNADKAGIDGVRYNELAAERSWTAFISLLEESFGGDDH, from the coding sequence ATGAGCAAGCAGACGCCGGTCGTCCTGGAGTTCGACGGCGAACGGCTGGAAAGCGTCTTCGTCGGCCGCCGCGACAGCCAGGCGCGCCCGGCGGTGATGCTGATTCCGACGGTGATGGGCGTGTCCGACCTGGAACTGGGCTTTGCCAGCCAGTTGGTCGAACTAGGCTACAACGCCTTCGTCGCCGACATCTTCGGTCGCCGGTTCAAGCCGGGCGTCGATCGCGAGCTGGCCTTCGCGGTTATGAACCGGCTGAAGTCCGACCGCGCCGCGCTTCGCCGGCGACTGCTGGCGCTGCTCGATCAGTTGCGCGCGCATGACCAGGTCGAGGGCAGGCAGATCGTCGTCGCGGGTTTCTGCTTCGGCGGGCTATGCGCGCTCGACGTTGCGCGCAGCGGCACGGACATTGCCGCGGCGGTGGCGTTTCACGGCCTGTTCGACCCGCCGGGCCTGCCGGCGGAAAAGATTGCCGCCAAGGTCGTTGCCTTTCACGGCTGGGACGATCCGATGGTTTCGCCGGAAGCGGTCGTCGCGCTGGGCCGGGAGCTGACCGAGGCCGGGGCGGACTGGCAAATCCACGCTTACGGCCACGTCGGCCACGGCTTCACCAATCCCAATGCGGACAAGGCCGGGATCGACGGGGTGCGCTACAATGAGCTGGCGGCGGAGCGGTCGTGGACCGCCTTCATCAGCCTGCTGGAGGAATCGTTCGGCGGCGATGACCACTGA